One Pecten maximus chromosome 7, xPecMax1.1, whole genome shotgun sequence genomic window carries:
- the LOC117330748 gene encoding uncharacterized protein LOC117330748 isoform X11: MKVFVVVLAVICVCSAKPLLKRSRQEVEDYLSDKSPAEIRKAAGEAKQWIDGIISEGEKILAAGDLFNDDLEPIPEVDKAVDVLKEDVSPLLDNLPPLPKDEELHFLDDCIATAMATDFKSMASDKDRLTEITRQVITCAGTGLTIISQNLDLTGVSDDDIASGSLAYRLDILEGVAIEMGHLAKWVLGFVEKAEKGQLDFDMGKRGSSPKEQFMEMIANASPEDIRKGAAEIEDELEDAIEIMDQMIELDGVLGDDLQPTAEFKALEQQLKRDEKKEKEILAKLPAMDDSKQSLFLENCKEEAKKTNFDSYAKPKAFLNEVFRQVLVCGATGLEVMKELVDLEDVEDEDLNVAGLADRVNKLEQAAIEMGNLAKWAEEFVKRAAAAKFQGNGNDLVGLQDRMFGGKKGKGPKPTGMPQRTKGPRPTGGPKPTWFEKDDEDRKFGGKKGPKPTGGPKRTKGPKPTWFDDEDRKFGGKKGPKPTGGPKPTGGPKPTGGSKFDRRALLRRIMNALKA; this comes from the exons ATCTAAGTGATAAAAGTCCTGCCGAAATCAGAAAAGCAGCTGGAGAAGCTAAGCAATGGATTGATGGTATCATATCGGAAGGAGAAAAAATACTTGCAGCTGGAG ATCTATTCAATGATGACTTGGAGCCTATTCCAGAAGTAGACAAGGCTGTTGATGTCCTGAAGGAGGACGTCAGTCCTTTGTTAGATAATCTCCCAC cACTTCCCAAGGATGAAGAGTTGCATTTCTTGGATGATTGTATCGCCA CTGCCATGGCCACAGATTTCAAATCCATGGCCAGCGACAAGGACCGATTAACAGAGATTACCCGTCAGGTAATCACCTGCGCCGGAACCGGGCTGACCATCATTTCGCAGAATCTTGATTTGACTGGTGTAAGTG ATGATGACATAGCCTCTGGTTCTTTGGCATATCGTTTGGACATTCTCGAGGGTGTTGCTATTGAAATGGGTCATCTTGCTAAATGGGTTCTTGGATTTGTCGAGAAGGCAGAAAAAGGAC AATTGGATTTCGATATGGGAAAACGTGGGTCTTCG CCAAAGGAACAGTTCATGGAAA TGATTGCTAACGCCAGCCCAGAAGACATTCGTAAAGGTGCTGCAGAAATCGAAGATGAATTGGAAGATGCAATTGAAATCATGGATCAAATGATCGAGCTTGACG GAGTTCTTGGTGATGACCTTCAGCCAACTGCCGAATTCAAGGCTCTCGAACAGCAACTGAAGAGAgatgaaaagaaagaaaaagagaTATTGGCCAAGCTGCCCG CTATGGATGATTCGAAACAATCACTCTTTCTGGAAAACTGCAAGGAAG AGGCCAAGAAAACCAACTTTGATTCCTATGCAAAACCTAAGGCTTTCCTGAACGAGGTTTTCCGCCAAGTTCTCGTCTGTGGTGCCACTGGTCTTGAGGTTATGAAGGAACTCGTCGACCTTGAAGACGTAGAAG ATGAAGACCTGAATGTTGCCGGACTTGCTGACCGTGTAAATAAGTTGGAACAGGCAGCTATAGAGATGGGAAATTTGGCAAAATGGGCCGAAGAGTTTGTTAAACGTGCCGCGGCAGCAA AGTTTCAGGGGAATGGAAACGATTTGGTAGGTCTGCAGGATAGAATGTTTGGAGGCAAGAAAGGTAAAGGACCCAAGCCTACTGGAATGCCACAGCGTACCAAGGGACCAAGGCCAACTGGAGGACCAAAGCCAACTTGGTTTGAGAAGGATGACGAAGACAGGAAGTTTGGAGGTAAGAAGGGACCAAAGCCCACAGGAGGACCAAAGCGCACCAAGG GACCAAAGCCAACTTGGTTTGATGACGAAGATAGAAAGTTTGGAGGTAAGAAGGGACCAAAGCCTACAGGAGGACCCAAGCCAACTGGAGGCCCAAAGCCAACTGGAGGATCAAAGTTTGACCGAAGAGCTCTCTTACGTCGCATCATGAACGCCCTTAAGGCTTAA
- the LOC117330748 gene encoding pre-mRNA 3' end processing protein WDR33-like isoform X1, protein MKVFVVVLAVICVCSAKPLLKRSRQEVEDYLSDKSPAEIRKAAGEAKQWIDGIISEGEKILAAGDLFNDDLEPIPEVDKAVDVLKEDVSPLLDNLPPLPKDEELHFLDDCIATAMATDFKSMASDKDRLTEITRQVITCAGTGLTIISQNLDLTGVSDDDIASGSLAYRLDILEGVAIEMGHLAKWVLGFVEKAEKGQLDFDMGKRGSSPKEQFMEMIANASPEDIRKGAAEIEDELEDAIEIMDQMIELDGVLGDDLQPTAEFKALEQQLKRDEKKEKEILAKLPAMDDSKQSLFLENCKEEAKKTNFDSYAKPKAFLNEVFRQVLVCGATGLEVMKELVDLEDVEDEDLNVAGLADRVNKLEQAAIEMGNLAKWAEEFVKRAAAAKFQGNGNDLVGLQDRMFGGKKGKGPKPTGMPQRTKGPRPTGGPKPTWFEKDDEDRKFGGKKGPKPTGGPKRTKGPRPTGGPKPTWFDDEDRKFGGKKGKGPKPTGGPMRTKGPRPTGGPKPTWFDDEDRKFGGKKGKGPKPTGGPMRTKGPRPTGGPKGTRGPKPTWFEKDDEDRKFGGKKGPKPTGGPKRTKGPRPTGGPKGTRGPKPTWFEKDDEDRKFGGKKGKGPKPTGGPMRTKGPRPTGGPKPTWFDDEDRKFGGKKGPKPTGGPKPTGGPKPTGGSKFDRRALLRRIMNALKA, encoded by the exons ATCTAAGTGATAAAAGTCCTGCCGAAATCAGAAAAGCAGCTGGAGAAGCTAAGCAATGGATTGATGGTATCATATCGGAAGGAGAAAAAATACTTGCAGCTGGAG ATCTATTCAATGATGACTTGGAGCCTATTCCAGAAGTAGACAAGGCTGTTGATGTCCTGAAGGAGGACGTCAGTCCTTTGTTAGATAATCTCCCAC cACTTCCCAAGGATGAAGAGTTGCATTTCTTGGATGATTGTATCGCCA CTGCCATGGCCACAGATTTCAAATCCATGGCCAGCGACAAGGACCGATTAACAGAGATTACCCGTCAGGTAATCACCTGCGCCGGAACCGGGCTGACCATCATTTCGCAGAATCTTGATTTGACTGGTGTAAGTG ATGATGACATAGCCTCTGGTTCTTTGGCATATCGTTTGGACATTCTCGAGGGTGTTGCTATTGAAATGGGTCATCTTGCTAAATGGGTTCTTGGATTTGTCGAGAAGGCAGAAAAAGGAC AATTGGATTTCGATATGGGAAAACGTGGGTCTTCG CCAAAGGAACAGTTCATGGAAA TGATTGCTAACGCCAGCCCAGAAGACATTCGTAAAGGTGCTGCAGAAATCGAAGATGAATTGGAAGATGCAATTGAAATCATGGATCAAATGATCGAGCTTGACG GAGTTCTTGGTGATGACCTTCAGCCAACTGCCGAATTCAAGGCTCTCGAACAGCAACTGAAGAGAgatgaaaagaaagaaaaagagaTATTGGCCAAGCTGCCCG CTATGGATGATTCGAAACAATCACTCTTTCTGGAAAACTGCAAGGAAG AGGCCAAGAAAACCAACTTTGATTCCTATGCAAAACCTAAGGCTTTCCTGAACGAGGTTTTCCGCCAAGTTCTCGTCTGTGGTGCCACTGGTCTTGAGGTTATGAAGGAACTCGTCGACCTTGAAGACGTAGAAG ATGAAGACCTGAATGTTGCCGGACTTGCTGACCGTGTAAATAAGTTGGAACAGGCAGCTATAGAGATGGGAAATTTGGCAAAATGGGCCGAAGAGTTTGTTAAACGTGCCGCGGCAGCAA AGTTTCAGGGGAATGGAAACGATTTGGTAGGTCTGCAGGATAGAATGTTTGGAGGCAAGAAAGGTAAAGGACCCAAGCCTACTGGAATGCCACAGCGTACCAAGGGACCAAGGCCAACTGGAGGACCAAAGCCAACTTGGTTTGAGAAGGATGACGAAGACAGGAAGTTTGGAGGTAAGAAGGGACCAAAGCCCACAGGAGGACCAAAGCGCACCAAGGGACCAAGGCCAACTGGAGGACCAAAGCCAACTTGGTTTGATGACGAAGATAGAAAGTTTGGAGGTAAGAAAGGCAAAGGACCAAAGCCTACTGGAGGACCAATGCGCACCAAGGGACCAAGGCCAACTGGAGGACCAAAGCCAACTTGGTTTGATGACGAAGATAGAAAGTTTGGAGGTAAGAAAGGCAAAGGACCAAAGCCTACTGGAGGACCAATGCGCACCAAGGGACCAAGGCCAACTGGAGGACCAAAGGGTACCAGGGGACCAAAGCCAACTTGGTTTGAGAAGGATGACGAAGACAGGAAGTTTGGAGGTAAGAAGGGACCAAAGCCCACAGGCGGACCAAAGCGTACCAAGGGACCAAGGCCAACTGGAGGACCAAAGGGTACCAGGGGACCAAAGCCAACTTGGTTTGAGAAGGATGACGAAGATAGAAAGTTTGGAGGTAAGAAAGGCAAAGGGCCAAAGCCTACTGGAGGACCAATGCGCACCAAGGGACCAAGGCCAACTGGAGGACCAAAGCCAACTTGGTTTGATGACGAAGATAGAAAGTTTGGAGGTAAGAAGGGACCAAAGCCTACAGGAGGACCCAAGCCAACTGGAGGCCCAAAGCCAACTGGAGGATCAAAGTTTGACCGAAGAGCTCTCTTACGTCGCATCATGAACGCCCTTAAGGCTTAA
- the LOC117330748 gene encoding uncharacterized protein LOC117330748 isoform X2, whose product MKVFVVVLAVICVCSAKPLLKRSRQEVEDYLSDKSPAEIRKAAGEAKQWIDGIISEGEKILAAGDLFNDDLEPIPEVDKAVDVLKEDVSPLLDNLPPLPKDEELHFLDDCIATAMATDFKSMASDKDRLTEITRQVITCAGTGLTIISQNLDLTGVSDDDIASGSLAYRLDILEGVAIEMGHLAKWVLGFVEKAEKGQLDFDMGKRGSSPKEQFMEMIANASPEDIRKGAAEIEDELEDAIEIMDQMIELDGVLGDDLQPTAEFKALEQQLKRDEKKEKEILAKLPAMDDSKQSLFLENCKEEAKKTNFDSYAKPKAFLNEVFRQVLVCGATGLEVMKELVDLEDVEDEDLNVAGLADRVNKLEQAAIEMGNLAKWAEEFVKRAAAAKFQGNGNDLVGLQDRMFGGKKGKGPKPTGMPQRTKGPRPTGGPKPTWFEKDDEDRKFGGKKGPKPTGGPKRTKGPRPTGGPKPTWFDDEDRKFGGKKGKGPKPTGGPMRTKGPRPTGGPKGTRGPKPTWFEKDDEDRKFGGKKGPKPTGGPKRTKGPRPTGGPKGTRGPKPTWFEKDDEDRKFGGKKGKGPKPTGGPMRTKGPRPTGGPKPTWFDDEDRKFGGKKGPKPTGGPKPTGGPKPTGGSKFDRRALLRRIMNALKA is encoded by the exons ATCTAAGTGATAAAAGTCCTGCCGAAATCAGAAAAGCAGCTGGAGAAGCTAAGCAATGGATTGATGGTATCATATCGGAAGGAGAAAAAATACTTGCAGCTGGAG ATCTATTCAATGATGACTTGGAGCCTATTCCAGAAGTAGACAAGGCTGTTGATGTCCTGAAGGAGGACGTCAGTCCTTTGTTAGATAATCTCCCAC cACTTCCCAAGGATGAAGAGTTGCATTTCTTGGATGATTGTATCGCCA CTGCCATGGCCACAGATTTCAAATCCATGGCCAGCGACAAGGACCGATTAACAGAGATTACCCGTCAGGTAATCACCTGCGCCGGAACCGGGCTGACCATCATTTCGCAGAATCTTGATTTGACTGGTGTAAGTG ATGATGACATAGCCTCTGGTTCTTTGGCATATCGTTTGGACATTCTCGAGGGTGTTGCTATTGAAATGGGTCATCTTGCTAAATGGGTTCTTGGATTTGTCGAGAAGGCAGAAAAAGGAC AATTGGATTTCGATATGGGAAAACGTGGGTCTTCG CCAAAGGAACAGTTCATGGAAA TGATTGCTAACGCCAGCCCAGAAGACATTCGTAAAGGTGCTGCAGAAATCGAAGATGAATTGGAAGATGCAATTGAAATCATGGATCAAATGATCGAGCTTGACG GAGTTCTTGGTGATGACCTTCAGCCAACTGCCGAATTCAAGGCTCTCGAACAGCAACTGAAGAGAgatgaaaagaaagaaaaagagaTATTGGCCAAGCTGCCCG CTATGGATGATTCGAAACAATCACTCTTTCTGGAAAACTGCAAGGAAG AGGCCAAGAAAACCAACTTTGATTCCTATGCAAAACCTAAGGCTTTCCTGAACGAGGTTTTCCGCCAAGTTCTCGTCTGTGGTGCCACTGGTCTTGAGGTTATGAAGGAACTCGTCGACCTTGAAGACGTAGAAG ATGAAGACCTGAATGTTGCCGGACTTGCTGACCGTGTAAATAAGTTGGAACAGGCAGCTATAGAGATGGGAAATTTGGCAAAATGGGCCGAAGAGTTTGTTAAACGTGCCGCGGCAGCAA AGTTTCAGGGGAATGGAAACGATTTGGTAGGTCTGCAGGATAGAATGTTTGGAGGCAAGAAAGGTAAAGGACCCAAGCCTACTGGAATGCCACAGCGTACCAAGGGACCAAGGCCAACTGGAGGACCAAAGCCAACTTGGTTTGAGAAGGATGACGAAGACAGGAAGTTTGGAGGTAAGAAGGGACCAAAGCCCACAGGAGGACCAAAGCGCACCAAGGGACCAAGGCCAACTGGAGGACCAAAGCCAACTTGGTTTGATGACGAAGATAGAAAGTTTGGAGGTAAGAAAGGCAAAGGACCAAAGCCTACTGGAGGACCAATGCGCACCAAGGGACCAAG GCCAACTGGAGGACCAAAGGGTACCAGGGGACCAAAGCCAACTTGGTTTGAGAAGGATGACGAAGACAGGAAGTTTGGAGGTAAGAAGGGACCAAAGCCCACAGGCGGACCAAAGCGTACCAAGGGACCAAGGCCAACTGGAGGACCAAAGGGTACCAGGGGACCAAAGCCAACTTGGTTTGAGAAGGATGACGAAGATAGAAAGTTTGGAGGTAAGAAAGGCAAAGGGCCAAAGCCTACTGGAGGACCAATGCGCACCAAGGGACCAAGGCCAACTGGAGGACCAAAGCCAACTTGGTTTGATGACGAAGATAGAAAGTTTGGAGGTAAGAAGGGACCAAAGCCTACAGGAGGACCCAAGCCAACTGGAGGCCCAAAGCCAACTGGAGGATCAAAGTTTGACCGAAGAGCTCTCTTACGTCGCATCATGAACGCCCTTAAGGCTTAA
- the LOC117330748 gene encoding uncharacterized protein LOC117330748 isoform X6 has protein sequence MKVFVVVLAVICVCSAKPLLKRSRQEVEDYLSDKSPAEIRKAAGEAKQWIDGIISEGEKILAAGDLFNDDLEPIPEVDKAVDVLKEDVSPLLDNLPPLPKDEELHFLDDCIATAMATDFKSMASDKDRLTEITRQVITCAGTGLTIISQNLDLTGVSDDDIASGSLAYRLDILEGVAIEMGHLAKWVLGFVEKAEKGQLDFDMGKRGSSPKEQFMEMIANASPEDIRKGAAEIEDELEDAIEIMDQMIELDGVLGDDLQPTAEFKALEQQLKRDEKKEKEILAKLPAMDDSKQSLFLENCKEEAKKTNFDSYAKPKAFLNEVFRQVLVCGATGLEVMKELVDLEDVEDEDLNVAGLADRVNKLEQAAIEMGNLAKWAEEFVKRAAAAKFQGNGNDLVGLQDRMFGGKKGKGPKPTGMPQRTKGPRPTGGPKPTWFEKDDEDRKFGGKKGPKPTGGPKRTKGPRPTGGPKPTWFDDEDRKFGGKKGKGPKPTGGPMRTKGPRPTGGPKPTWFDDEDRKFGGKKGKGPKPTGGPMRTKGPRPTGGPKGTRGPKPTWFEKDDEDRKFGGKKGPKPTGGPKRTKGPKPTWFDDEDRKFGGKKGPKPTGGPKPTGGPKPTGGSKFDRRALLRRIMNALKA, from the exons ATCTAAGTGATAAAAGTCCTGCCGAAATCAGAAAAGCAGCTGGAGAAGCTAAGCAATGGATTGATGGTATCATATCGGAAGGAGAAAAAATACTTGCAGCTGGAG ATCTATTCAATGATGACTTGGAGCCTATTCCAGAAGTAGACAAGGCTGTTGATGTCCTGAAGGAGGACGTCAGTCCTTTGTTAGATAATCTCCCAC cACTTCCCAAGGATGAAGAGTTGCATTTCTTGGATGATTGTATCGCCA CTGCCATGGCCACAGATTTCAAATCCATGGCCAGCGACAAGGACCGATTAACAGAGATTACCCGTCAGGTAATCACCTGCGCCGGAACCGGGCTGACCATCATTTCGCAGAATCTTGATTTGACTGGTGTAAGTG ATGATGACATAGCCTCTGGTTCTTTGGCATATCGTTTGGACATTCTCGAGGGTGTTGCTATTGAAATGGGTCATCTTGCTAAATGGGTTCTTGGATTTGTCGAGAAGGCAGAAAAAGGAC AATTGGATTTCGATATGGGAAAACGTGGGTCTTCG CCAAAGGAACAGTTCATGGAAA TGATTGCTAACGCCAGCCCAGAAGACATTCGTAAAGGTGCTGCAGAAATCGAAGATGAATTGGAAGATGCAATTGAAATCATGGATCAAATGATCGAGCTTGACG GAGTTCTTGGTGATGACCTTCAGCCAACTGCCGAATTCAAGGCTCTCGAACAGCAACTGAAGAGAgatgaaaagaaagaaaaagagaTATTGGCCAAGCTGCCCG CTATGGATGATTCGAAACAATCACTCTTTCTGGAAAACTGCAAGGAAG AGGCCAAGAAAACCAACTTTGATTCCTATGCAAAACCTAAGGCTTTCCTGAACGAGGTTTTCCGCCAAGTTCTCGTCTGTGGTGCCACTGGTCTTGAGGTTATGAAGGAACTCGTCGACCTTGAAGACGTAGAAG ATGAAGACCTGAATGTTGCCGGACTTGCTGACCGTGTAAATAAGTTGGAACAGGCAGCTATAGAGATGGGAAATTTGGCAAAATGGGCCGAAGAGTTTGTTAAACGTGCCGCGGCAGCAA AGTTTCAGGGGAATGGAAACGATTTGGTAGGTCTGCAGGATAGAATGTTTGGAGGCAAGAAAGGTAAAGGACCCAAGCCTACTGGAATGCCACAGCGTACCAAGGGACCAAGGCCAACTGGAGGACCAAAGCCAACTTGGTTTGAGAAGGATGACGAAGACAGGAAGTTTGGAGGTAAGAAGGGACCAAAGCCCACAGGAGGACCAAAGCGCACCAAGGGACCAAGGCCAACTGGAGGACCAAAGCCAACTTGGTTTGATGACGAAGATAGAAAGTTTGGAGGTAAGAAAGGCAAAGGACCAAAGCCTACTGGAGGACCAATGCGCACCAAGGGACCAAGGCCAACTGGAGGACCAAAGCCAACTTGGTTTGATGACGAAGATAGAAAGTTTGGAGGTAAGAAAGGCAAAGGACCAAAGCCTACTGGAGGACCAATGCGCACCAAGGGACCAAGGCCAACTGGAGGACCAAAGGGTACCAGGGGACCAAAGCCAACTTGGTTTGAGAAGGATGACGAAGACAGGAAGTTTGGAGGTAAGAAGGGACCAAAGCCCACAGGCGGACCAAAGCGTACCAAGG GACCAAAGCCAACTTGGTTTGATGACGAAGATAGAAAGTTTGGAGGTAAGAAGGGACCAAAGCCTACAGGAGGACCCAAGCCAACTGGAGGCCCAAAGCCAACTGGAGGATCAAAGTTTGACCGAAGAGCTCTCTTACGTCGCATCATGAACGCCCTTAAGGCTTAA
- the LOC117330748 gene encoding pre-mRNA 3' end processing protein WDR33-like isoform X7 has product MKVFVVVLAVICVCSAKPLLKRSRQEVEDYLSDKSPAEIRKAAGEAKQWIDGIISEGEKILAAGDLFNDDLEPIPEVDKAVDVLKEDVSPLLDNLPPLPKDEELHFLDDCIATAMATDFKSMASDKDRLTEITRQVITCAGTGLTIISQNLDLTGVSDDDIASGSLAYRLDILEGVAIEMGHLAKWVLGFVEKAEKGQLDFDMGKRGSSPKEQFMEMIANASPEDIRKGAAEIEDELEDAIEIMDQMIELDGVLGDDLQPTAEFKALEQQLKRDEKKEKEILAKLPAMDDSKQSLFLENCKEEAKKTNFDSYAKPKAFLNEVFRQVLVCGATGLEVMKELVDLEDVEDEDLNVAGLADRVNKLEQAAIEMGNLAKWAEEFVKRAAAAKFQGNGNDLVGLQDRMFGGKKGKGPKPTGMPQRTKGPRPTGGPKPTWFEKDDEDRKFGGKKGPKPTGGPKRTKGPRPTGGPKPTWFDDEDRKFGGKKGKGPKPTGGPMRTKGPRPTGGPKPTWFDDEDRKFGGKKGKGPKPTGGPMRTKGPRPTGGPKGTRGPKPTWFDDEDRKFGGKKGPKPTGGPKPTGGPKPTGGSKFDRRALLRRIMNALKA; this is encoded by the exons ATCTAAGTGATAAAAGTCCTGCCGAAATCAGAAAAGCAGCTGGAGAAGCTAAGCAATGGATTGATGGTATCATATCGGAAGGAGAAAAAATACTTGCAGCTGGAG ATCTATTCAATGATGACTTGGAGCCTATTCCAGAAGTAGACAAGGCTGTTGATGTCCTGAAGGAGGACGTCAGTCCTTTGTTAGATAATCTCCCAC cACTTCCCAAGGATGAAGAGTTGCATTTCTTGGATGATTGTATCGCCA CTGCCATGGCCACAGATTTCAAATCCATGGCCAGCGACAAGGACCGATTAACAGAGATTACCCGTCAGGTAATCACCTGCGCCGGAACCGGGCTGACCATCATTTCGCAGAATCTTGATTTGACTGGTGTAAGTG ATGATGACATAGCCTCTGGTTCTTTGGCATATCGTTTGGACATTCTCGAGGGTGTTGCTATTGAAATGGGTCATCTTGCTAAATGGGTTCTTGGATTTGTCGAGAAGGCAGAAAAAGGAC AATTGGATTTCGATATGGGAAAACGTGGGTCTTCG CCAAAGGAACAGTTCATGGAAA TGATTGCTAACGCCAGCCCAGAAGACATTCGTAAAGGTGCTGCAGAAATCGAAGATGAATTGGAAGATGCAATTGAAATCATGGATCAAATGATCGAGCTTGACG GAGTTCTTGGTGATGACCTTCAGCCAACTGCCGAATTCAAGGCTCTCGAACAGCAACTGAAGAGAgatgaaaagaaagaaaaagagaTATTGGCCAAGCTGCCCG CTATGGATGATTCGAAACAATCACTCTTTCTGGAAAACTGCAAGGAAG AGGCCAAGAAAACCAACTTTGATTCCTATGCAAAACCTAAGGCTTTCCTGAACGAGGTTTTCCGCCAAGTTCTCGTCTGTGGTGCCACTGGTCTTGAGGTTATGAAGGAACTCGTCGACCTTGAAGACGTAGAAG ATGAAGACCTGAATGTTGCCGGACTTGCTGACCGTGTAAATAAGTTGGAACAGGCAGCTATAGAGATGGGAAATTTGGCAAAATGGGCCGAAGAGTTTGTTAAACGTGCCGCGGCAGCAA AGTTTCAGGGGAATGGAAACGATTTGGTAGGTCTGCAGGATAGAATGTTTGGAGGCAAGAAAGGTAAAGGACCCAAGCCTACTGGAATGCCACAGCGTACCAAGGGACCAAGGCCAACTGGAGGACCAAAGCCAACTTGGTTTGAGAAGGATGACGAAGACAGGAAGTTTGGAGGTAAGAAGGGACCAAAGCCCACAGGAGGACCAAAGCGCACCAAGGGACCAAGGCCAACTGGAGGACCAAAGCCAACTTGGTTTGATGACGAAGATAGAAAGTTTGGAGGTAAGAAAGGCAAAGGACCAAAGCCTACTGGAGGACCAATGCGCACCAAGGGACCAAGGCCAACTGGAGGACCAAAGCCAACTTGGTTTGATGACGAAGATAGAAAGTTTGGAGGTAAGAAAGGCAAAGGACCAAAGCCTACTGGAGGACCAATGCGCACCAAGGGACCAAGGCCAACTGGAGGACCAAAGGGTACCAGGGGACCAAAGCCAACTTG GTTTGATGACGAAGATAGAAAGTTTGGAGGTAAGAAGGGACCAAAGCCTACAGGAGGACCCAAGCCAACTGGAGGCCCAAAGCCAACTGGAGGATCAAAGTTTGACCGAAGAGCTCTCTTACGTCGCATCATGAACGCCCTTAAGGCTTAA
- the LOC117330748 gene encoding uncharacterized protein LOC117330748 isoform X4, which produces MKVFVVVLAVICVCSAKPLLKRSRQEVEDYLSDKSPAEIRKAAGEAKQWIDGIISEGEKILAAGDLFNDDLEPIPEVDKAVDVLKEDVSPLLDNLPPLPKDEELHFLDDCIATAMATDFKSMASDKDRLTEITRQVITCAGTGLTIISQNLDLTGVSDDDIASGSLAYRLDILEGVAIEMGHLAKWVLGFVEKAEKGQLDFDMGKRGSSPKEQFMEMIANASPEDIRKGAAEIEDELEDAIEIMDQMIELDGVLGDDLQPTAEFKALEQQLKRDEKKEKEILAKLPAMDDSKQSLFLENCKEEAKKTNFDSYAKPKAFLNEVFRQVLVCGATGLEVMKELVDLEDVEDEDLNVAGLADRVNKLEQAAIEMGNLAKWAEEFVKRAAAAKFQGNGNDLVGLQDRMFGGKKGKGPKPTGMPQRTKGPRPTGGPKPTWFEKDDEDRKFGGKKGPKPTGGPKRTKGPKPTWFDDEDRKFGGKKGKGPKPTGGPMRTKGPRPTGGPKGTRGPKPTWFEKDDEDRKFGGKKGPKPTGGPKRTKGPRPTGGPKGTRGPKPTWFEKDDEDRKFGGKKGKGPKPTGGPMRTKGPRPTGGPKPTWFDDEDRKFGGKKGPKPTGGPKPTGGPKPTGGSKFDRRALLRRIMNALKA; this is translated from the exons ATCTAAGTGATAAAAGTCCTGCCGAAATCAGAAAAGCAGCTGGAGAAGCTAAGCAATGGATTGATGGTATCATATCGGAAGGAGAAAAAATACTTGCAGCTGGAG ATCTATTCAATGATGACTTGGAGCCTATTCCAGAAGTAGACAAGGCTGTTGATGTCCTGAAGGAGGACGTCAGTCCTTTGTTAGATAATCTCCCAC cACTTCCCAAGGATGAAGAGTTGCATTTCTTGGATGATTGTATCGCCA CTGCCATGGCCACAGATTTCAAATCCATGGCCAGCGACAAGGACCGATTAACAGAGATTACCCGTCAGGTAATCACCTGCGCCGGAACCGGGCTGACCATCATTTCGCAGAATCTTGATTTGACTGGTGTAAGTG ATGATGACATAGCCTCTGGTTCTTTGGCATATCGTTTGGACATTCTCGAGGGTGTTGCTATTGAAATGGGTCATCTTGCTAAATGGGTTCTTGGATTTGTCGAGAAGGCAGAAAAAGGAC AATTGGATTTCGATATGGGAAAACGTGGGTCTTCG CCAAAGGAACAGTTCATGGAAA TGATTGCTAACGCCAGCCCAGAAGACATTCGTAAAGGTGCTGCAGAAATCGAAGATGAATTGGAAGATGCAATTGAAATCATGGATCAAATGATCGAGCTTGACG GAGTTCTTGGTGATGACCTTCAGCCAACTGCCGAATTCAAGGCTCTCGAACAGCAACTGAAGAGAgatgaaaagaaagaaaaagagaTATTGGCCAAGCTGCCCG CTATGGATGATTCGAAACAATCACTCTTTCTGGAAAACTGCAAGGAAG AGGCCAAGAAAACCAACTTTGATTCCTATGCAAAACCTAAGGCTTTCCTGAACGAGGTTTTCCGCCAAGTTCTCGTCTGTGGTGCCACTGGTCTTGAGGTTATGAAGGAACTCGTCGACCTTGAAGACGTAGAAG ATGAAGACCTGAATGTTGCCGGACTTGCTGACCGTGTAAATAAGTTGGAACAGGCAGCTATAGAGATGGGAAATTTGGCAAAATGGGCCGAAGAGTTTGTTAAACGTGCCGCGGCAGCAA AGTTTCAGGGGAATGGAAACGATTTGGTAGGTCTGCAGGATAGAATGTTTGGAGGCAAGAAAGGTAAAGGACCCAAGCCTACTGGAATGCCACAGCGTACCAAGGGACCAAGGCCAACTGGAGGACCAAAGCCAACTTGGTTTGAGAAGGATGACGAAGACAGGAAGTTTGGAGGTAAGAAGGGACCAAAGCCCACAGGAGGACCAAAGCGCACCAAGG GACCAAAGCCAACTTGGTTTGATGACGAAGATAGAAAGTTTGGAGGTAAGAAAGGCAAAGGACCAAAGCCTACTGGAGGACCAATGCGCACCAAGGGACCAAGGCCAACTGGAGGACCAAAGGGTACCAGGGGACCAAAGCCAACTTGGTTTGAGAAGGATGACGAAGACAGGAAGTTTGGAGGTAAGAAGGGACCAAAGCCCACAGGCGGACCAAAGCGTACCAAGGGACCAAGGCCAACTGGAGGACCAAAGGGTACCAGGGGACCAAAGCCAACTTGGTTTGAGAAGGATGACGAAGATAGAAAGTTTGGAGGTAAGAAAGGCAAAGGGCCAAAGCCTACTGGAGGACCAATGCGCACCAAGGGACCAAGGCCAACTGGAGGACCAAAGCCAACTTGGTTTGATGACGAAGATAGAAAGTTTGGAGGTAAGAAGGGACCAAAGCCTACAGGAGGACCCAAGCCAACTGGAGGCCCAAAGCCAACTGGAGGATCAAAGTTTGACCGAAGAGCTCTCTTACGTCGCATCATGAACGCCCTTAAGGCTTAA